One window of the Corvus moneduloides isolate bCorMon1 chromosome 10, bCorMon1.pri, whole genome shotgun sequence genome contains the following:
- the NCL gene encoding nucleolin, which produces MVKITKTPKNQVKQKKMAPPPKKFEESEEEESSDLEESSGEEMIPQKKPQKVAVTPAKKAATPAKKVATPVKKAITPAKKVVATPQPKKAVAPTPKKAAVLTKGAKNGKNAKKEESEDEDEDDDEDDEEEEEDEEEDEEDDSDEEEEPPMPVKPAAKKPAAVPAKKPAVVPAKQESEEEDEDEEDDEEDDEEDESEDEAMDTAPVPVKKTTPAKAAPVKAKAAESEDEEDDEEDDDEEDDEEEEDEEDAEEESEDEKPVKEAPGKRKKEMANKSAPEAKKKKTDGPTSAFSIFVGNLVCTKEYDELKTGLREFFGKKNIEVLDVRIGASKRFGYVDFSSAEDLEKALQMNGKKLMGLEIKLEKAKSKETIKENKKERDARTLFLKNLPYRLTEDEIREVFENALEVRIVMNKDGSSKGMAYVEFKTEAEANKALEEKQGTEIEGRAVVIDFTGEKSQQEHQKGGESKTLIVNNLSYAATEETLQEVFKKASSIKVPQNNQGRPKGYAFVDFATAEDAREALNSCNNTEIEGRTIRLEFSSPSWQKGNTNARGGGGGGGGFNQQSKTLFVRGLSEDTTEETLRESFEGSISARIVTDRDTGSSKGFGFVDFSSAEDAKAAKEAMEDGEIDGNKVILDFAKPKGDFQRGGGFGGRGGRGGGRGGRGGFGGRGGGRGGFGGRGGGFRGGRGGGGDHKPQGKKIKFE; this is translated from the exons ATGGTGAAGATCACCAAG ACCCCGAAGAATCAggtcaaacagaaaaaaatggctcCTCCCCCGAAAAAGTTTGAGGAAAGCGAGGAAGAGGAGTCTTCTGACCTAGAGGAAAGCAGCGGAGAAGAG ATGATCCCCCAGAAGAAACCACAGAAAGTTGCTGTTACTCCAGCCAAGAAGGCTGCAACTCCTGCAAAAAAAGTTGCTACTCCTGTGAAAAAGGCAATTACACCTGCAAAGAAGGTTGTGGCTACCCCACAGCCCAAAAAGGCTGTTGCTCCAACTCCTAAAAAGGCTGCAGTCCTAACCAAAGGagcaaaaaatggaaagaatgcTAAGAAGGAGGAGagtgaagatgaagatgaagatgatgacgAAGatgatgaggaagaggaggaagacgaggaggaggatgaagaagaTGATTCTG ATGAGGAAGAGGAACCACCAATGCCTGTGAAGCCTGCAGCCAAAAAGCCTGCAGCAGTACCAGCCAAAAAGCCTGCAGTTGTGCCAGCAAAGCAGGAatctgaggaggaggatgaggatgaagaggaCGATGAGGAGGATGATGAAGAGGATG AGTCTGAAGATGAGGCCATGGACACAGCCCCTGTTCCAGTGAAGAAAACCACTCCAGCCAAGGCTGCACCAGTGAAAGCCAAGGCAGCAGAATctgaagatgaggaagatgatgaagagGATGACGATGAAGAGGAcgatgaagaggaggaggatgaagaggatgCTGAGGAGGAAAGTGAGGATGAAA AACCTGTCAAGGAAGCacctggaaagagaaagaaagaaatggccAATAAAAGTGCACCAGAggccaagaaaaagaaaacagatg GGCCCACATCAGCTTTCTCCATATTTGTTGGAAATTTGGTCTGCACCAAGGAGTATGACGAGCTGAAGACTGGCCTCAGAGAATTCTTTGGGAAGAAGAATATTGAAGTTTTAGATGTCAGAATCGGTGCTTCCAA GCGGTTTGGCTATGTGGACTTCTCATCTGCCGAGGATCTGGAAAAAGCTCTCCAAATGAATGGAAAGAAGTTAATGGGTTTGGAAATCAAACTggaaaaagcaaagagcaaggaaactattaaagaaaacaaaaaag AGAGAGATGCCAGAACGCTGTTTTTGAAGAACCTGCCCTACCGCTTAACTGAGGATGAAATCAGGGAGGTGTTTGAAAATGCACTGGAAGTCCGGATAGTGATGAACAAGGATGGCAGCAGCAAAGG GATGGCCTATGttgaatttaaaacagaagcTGAGGCAAACAAAGCTCTGGAGGAGAAGCAGGGCACAGAGATTGAGGGTCGTGCCGTGGTCATTGACTTCACTGGTGAGAAGAGCCAGCAAGAACATCAGAAAG GAGGAGAGTCGAAGACCCTAATTGTCAACAACCTCTCGTATGCTGCTACAGAAGAGACTCTCCAAGAAGTGTTTAAGAAAGCTTCTTCCATCAAGGTGCCACAGAACAACCAGGGCAGGCCTAAAGG GTATGCATTTGTAGATTTTGCCACAGCTGAGGATGCCAGAGAGGCATTGAATTCCTGTAACAACACAGAGATTGAAGGCAGAACAATCAGACTGGAATTCAGTTCACCATCATGGCAGAAAGGGAACACGAACGCAcgaggtggaggaggaggaggaggaggattcaATC agcaaagcaaaacactgtTTGTCAGAGGCCTTTCTGAGGACACCACAGAGGAGACGTTAAGAGAATCGTTTGAAGGCTCAATAAGCGCGAGAATAGTCACAGACAGAGACACTGGATCATCTAAAGG GTTTGGGTTTGTGGacttcagctctgcagaagatgCCAAAGCAGCTAAAGAAGCCATGGAAGATGGAGAGATAGATGGAAACAAAGTGATCCTTGACTTTGCCAAGCCAAAGGGTGACTTCCAGCGTGGAGGCGGATTTGGTGGTCGTGGTGGCAGAGGAGGTGGCcgaggaggaagaggtggaTTTGGTGGCAGAGGTGGTGGCAGAGGTGGATTTGGAG gtAGAGGAGGTGGCTTCcgaggaggcagaggaggaggtggagatCATAAGCCACAGGGGAAGAAAATCAAGTTTGAATAa
- the B3GNT7 gene encoding UDP-GlcNAc:betaGal beta-1,3-N-acetylglucosaminyltransferase 7, whose protein sequence is MFQWKKTIYKTVCLSFLLIITVMVLQRGMAPNQFMQGQQQKELPPSEPLKSQKRDNAFSISSTFWKTKKEKAPVKEESVMAKQTKSWDVTTTNCSANQNFSKVDWFKGLEPNFQQFLLYRHCRYFPMLINHPEKCSGDVYLLIVVKSIITQHDRREAIRRTWGQEKEVEGKRIRTLFLLGTASKEEERANYQKLLDYENHIYEDILQWDFLDSFFNLTLKEVHFLKWLDIYCDNVRFIFKGDDDVFVSPSNILEFLEDKKEGEDLFVGDVLYKARPIRKKENKYYIPSALYNKNIYPPYAGGGGFIMDGALAKRLHKTSETLELYPIDDVFLGMCLEVLKVSPVGHEGFKTFGIVKNKNSKMNKEPCFYRSMLVVHKLLPPELLQMWDLVHSNLTCSRKLNVL, encoded by the coding sequence GAAGAAGACCATCTACAAAACAGTTTGTCTCTCCTTCTTGCTGATCATTACAGTGATGGTGCTGCAGCGCGGAATGGCCCCCAACCAGTTCatgcagggccagcagcaaaAAGAACTCCCCCCTTCCGAGCCCTTGAAATCGCAGAAGAGAGACAATGCCTTCTCCATCAGCAGCACTTTCTGGAAGACCAAGAAGGAGAAAGCTCCTGTGAAGGAGGAGAGCGTGAtggcaaagcaaacaaaatcctGGGATGTCACCACTACCAACTGCTCAGCCAACCAGAACTTCAGCAAGGTGGATTGGTTCAAAGGGCTGGAGCCCAACTTCCAGCAGTTCCTGCTCTATCGGCACTGCCGCTACTTCCCCATGCTGATCAACCACCCGGAGAAGTGCAGCGGGGATGTCTACCTGCTCATCGTGGTCAAGTCCATCATCACGCAGCACGACCGCCGTGAGGCCATCCGGAGGACCTGGGGCCAGGAGAAGGAGGTGGAGGGCAAGAGGATCAGGACGCTGTTCTTGCTGGGCACGgcctccaaggaggaggagagagccAACTACCAGAAACTGCTGGATTATGAGAACCACATCTATGAGGACATCCTGCAGTGGGATTTCCTGGACAGCTTCTTCAACCTCACTCTCAAAGAGGTCCATTTCCTGAAGTGGCTCGACATCTACTGTGACAATGTTCGCTTCATCTTCAAAGGTGACGACGATGTGTTTGTGAGTCCCAGCAACATCCTGGAGTTCCTGGAGGAtaagaaggagggagaagacCTCTTTGTGGGGGATGTCCTCTACAAGGCCAGGCCGATTCGTAAGAAGGAGAACAAGTACTACATCCCCAGTGCCCTCTACAACAAAAACATCTACCCACCCTATGCAGGGGGTGGGGGCTTCATCATGGATGGAGCCCTGGCCAAGAGGCTGCATAAGACCTCAGAGACACTGGAGCTGTACCCCATTGACGACGTCTTCCTAGGGATGTGTTTGGAGGTCCTTAAAGTATCACCTGTTGGGCATGAGGGCTTCAAAACTTTTGGCATTGTGAAAAACAAGAACAGCAAGATGAACAAGGAGCCATGTTTTTACCGAAGTATGTTGGTGGTTCATAAACTGCTGCCTCCAGAATTGCTCCAAATGTGGGACTTGGTCCACAGTAATTTGACATGCTCAAGAAAACTCAATGTCCTTTAG